From the genome of Muricauda sp. SCSIO 64092, one region includes:
- a CDS encoding S8 family peptidase, which translates to MNSYFKWCIALFSGSLLVGCGATNLVSTPIANIDTIPLKISELTEEERKNWGHSDLLMDTIPGMSLDKAYKEIIGNKRGKTVIVAVVDSGIDLEHEDLDGVLWTNSGERPGNGKDDDNNGYIDDVHGYNFLGEAYHEQLEFARMLRLGIGDAPTRAKAQLELDGEYPKAVQNKQQYEQILQVVNNADEAIKKELGKDSYTKEDLMAIEPKTEEMQQNLAVIKQMYQYAETIEEVKKELGEGITYFTERVNYNLNKDFDGRKIVGDDPYDFASRGYGNGNPKNRVEDESHGTHVAGIIAAERNNGIGTKGVANNVKIMAIRAVPNGDEYDKDIALAIRYASDNGAKVINCSFGKSFSPNAEWVHQAIQYAASKDVLIVHAAGNDGNDLDDDNNPNYPNDHNFSGSEIADNVITVGALSSSYGSEMVATFSNYGAANVDVFAPGDDIYSTMPNNSYDFQGGTSMAAPAVAGIAALIRSHYPSLKASQVKNVIMQSGLTSKASVILGGETENAKPFSQISKSGKMVNAYNALILAANLSKGKTTLDYNAE; encoded by the coding sequence ATGAATTCATATTTTAAATGGTGCATTGCCCTTTTCTCCGGAAGTCTTCTGGTGGGTTGTGGTGCCACCAATCTCGTTTCCACTCCAATTGCCAATATTGACACCATTCCCTTAAAGATTTCGGAACTTACCGAAGAGGAACGGAAAAATTGGGGGCATTCCGATTTGTTGATGGATACCATTCCGGGCATGAGTTTGGATAAAGCCTATAAAGAAATCATAGGCAATAAAAGGGGTAAAACGGTAATTGTGGCCGTTGTGGATTCTGGAATAGATTTGGAACACGAAGATTTGGATGGTGTGCTTTGGACAAATTCCGGCGAACGTCCAGGAAATGGAAAAGACGATGACAATAATGGTTATATAGACGATGTCCATGGCTATAACTTTCTTGGCGAAGCCTATCATGAGCAATTGGAATTCGCCAGGATGCTGCGCTTGGGCATTGGTGATGCCCCAACGAGGGCTAAGGCCCAATTGGAGTTGGATGGGGAATATCCAAAGGCCGTACAGAACAAACAACAGTACGAACAGATTTTACAGGTGGTGAACAATGCGGACGAGGCCATAAAAAAAGAATTGGGCAAGGATTCCTATACCAAGGAAGACCTCATGGCCATTGAACCCAAAACCGAGGAAATGCAGCAAAACCTTGCTGTAATCAAACAGATGTACCAATATGCCGAAACCATCGAGGAGGTAAAAAAAGAGCTGGGTGAGGGCATTACCTATTTCACGGAAAGGGTGAACTATAACCTGAACAAGGATTTTGACGGTCGAAAAATTGTAGGCGATGACCCCTATGACTTTGCAAGTAGAGGCTATGGCAATGGCAACCCTAAAAACAGGGTGGAAGATGAAAGCCATGGAACACACGTGGCCGGAATCATTGCCGCGGAAAGAAACAACGGGATTGGCACCAAAGGTGTGGCCAATAACGTAAAAATAATGGCCATAAGGGCCGTACCCAATGGTGATGAGTACGATAAGGACATTGCGCTGGCCATCAGGTATGCTTCCGACAACGGCGCAAAGGTCATCAATTGCAGTTTTGGAAAGTCATTTTCACCTAATGCGGAATGGGTGCATCAAGCCATCCAATACGCCGCTTCCAAAGATGTACTTATCGTTCATGCAGCCGGGAATGATGGGAACGATTTAGACGATGACAACAATCCAAATTATCCAAACGACCATAATTTTTCCGGTTCGGAAATCGCGGACAATGTCATTACCGTAGGTGCTCTGTCCTCTTCCTATGGTTCCGAAATGGTAGCCACATTTTCAAATTACGGAGCTGCAAACGTGGATGTGTTCGCCCCTGGTGACGATATCTACTCCACCATGCCAAACAACAGCTATGATTTTCAGGGAGGTACTTCCATGGCCGCTCCCGCCGTTGCCGGCATTGCGGCGCTTATACGGTCACACTATCCTTCCTTAAAGGCCTCCCAGGTCAAAAACGTGATCATGCAATCCGGATTGACCTCCAAGGCTTCCGTAATCCTGGGTGGGGAAACCGAAAATGCAAAGCCTTTTTCGCAAATCTCCAAATCCGGAAAAATGGTCAACGCCTACAATGCCTTAATTTTGGCGGCAAATCTCTCCAAAGGAAAAACGACCCTGGACTACAACGCCGAATAA
- a CDS encoding M1 family metallopeptidase: MIKIVKKLVYLLFCGAGALLAQNNTPYWQQHVDYGMEVTMDVETYQYNGTQKLVYTNNSPDTLQRMYYHLYFNAFQPGSEMDLRLQNIKDGDKRMMKDGKSRIASLSETEQGYLHALTLTQDGQKVDFSEEETILVVDLAKPIPPGGKTTMDMSFQGQVPLQVRRSGRNSTEGVALSMSQWYPKVVEYDFEGWHPNPYIAREFHGVWGDFDVKITIDKEYTIGGTGYLQNPQEIGHGYEAAGTKVKTKGKTLTWHFKAPMVHDFMWGADPEYVHDIVEMQNGPLLHFFYKDKPELKENWKNLQPKTAAAMEFFNKNIGPYPYKQYSVVQGGDGGMEYAMSTLITGERSFVSLVGVMVHEMAHSWFQHVLATNESKHSWMDEGFTSFISSLCMNEIMDQGKDNPFQGSYKGYYALVKSGKEQPQTTHADRYDLNFAYGIAAYSKGSVFLSQLGYVIGQDKLMETLRKYYEDFKFKHPVPNDIKRTAEKVSGMELDWYLTDWTQTTNTIDYGIKDVVSEGGKTKVVFERIGLMPMPLDILVVDAEGNRETYYIPLRMMRAEKDNPYPNLKRTVVEDWPWAYPTYELVLDMPITNLAGLNIDPSQLMADINRENNIWQAQE; encoded by the coding sequence ATGATAAAGATTGTAAAAAAACTGGTCTATCTACTGTTCTGTGGTGCCGGAGCCTTACTGGCCCAAAACAATACGCCCTATTGGCAACAGCATGTGGATTATGGCATGGAAGTGACCATGGATGTGGAAACCTATCAATACAATGGGACACAAAAACTGGTCTACACCAACAATTCCCCCGATACTTTGCAACGGATGTATTACCATTTGTACTTCAATGCCTTTCAACCGGGAAGTGAAATGGATCTCCGTCTACAAAACATCAAAGATGGGGACAAGCGAATGATGAAGGACGGTAAAAGTAGGATTGCTTCCTTGTCCGAAACGGAACAGGGGTATCTACATGCCCTTACATTGACCCAAGATGGGCAAAAGGTCGATTTTAGTGAAGAGGAGACCATTTTAGTGGTGGATTTGGCGAAACCTATTCCGCCAGGGGGTAAAACCACTATGGACATGAGCTTTCAAGGGCAGGTCCCTCTACAGGTGCGCCGCTCTGGAAGAAACAGTACGGAAGGGGTGGCCCTGTCCATGAGCCAATGGTACCCCAAAGTAGTGGAATATGATTTTGAAGGCTGGCATCCCAACCCTTATATTGCCCGGGAATTCCATGGGGTCTGGGGTGATTTTGATGTGAAAATTACCATTGATAAGGAATATACCATAGGGGGAACGGGCTATTTACAAAACCCGCAAGAAATTGGCCATGGTTATGAGGCTGCGGGAACCAAGGTGAAAACCAAAGGCAAAACCCTAACATGGCATTTTAAGGCACCTATGGTGCATGACTTTATGTGGGGAGCTGATCCCGAATACGTGCATGATATCGTTGAAATGCAAAACGGACCCCTACTGCACTTCTTCTACAAGGACAAACCTGAGCTCAAGGAAAACTGGAAAAACCTCCAGCCCAAAACTGCTGCGGCCATGGAGTTTTTCAATAAAAATATTGGCCCATATCCCTACAAGCAGTATTCTGTTGTACAGGGGGGTGACGGCGGTATGGAATATGCCATGAGCACCTTGATTACCGGTGAACGTTCTTTTGTTAGTCTTGTCGGTGTCATGGTCCATGAGATGGCCCACTCCTGGTTCCAACACGTTTTGGCGACCAACGAGTCCAAACATTCCTGGATGGATGAAGGTTTTACCTCTTTTATCAGCAGCTTGTGTATGAATGAGATTATGGACCAGGGTAAGGACAATCCTTTCCAGGGCTCCTATAAAGGGTACTATGCCCTGGTAAAATCCGGAAAAGAACAACCACAGACCACCCATGCCGATCGATACGATCTCAACTTTGCCTACGGCATTGCCGCCTATAGCAAAGGATCTGTCTTTTTATCCCAATTGGGCTATGTAATTGGTCAGGACAAACTCATGGAAACGCTCAGGAAATACTACGAGGACTTTAAGTTTAAACATCCTGTTCCCAATGATATCAAAAGAACGGCGGAAAAGGTGTCGGGCATGGAATTGGATTGGTATTTGACCGATTGGACCCAAACTACAAATACCATCGATTATGGAATTAAGGACGTCGTTTCCGAAGGTGGGAAGACCAAAGTGGTTTTTGAGCGTATTGGCCTTATGCCCATGCCCTTGGATATTTTGGTGGTGGATGCCGAAGGAAATCGGGAAACCTATTACATTCCCCTACGCATGATGCGCGCTGAAAAAGACAATCCGTATCCAAATTTGAAACGAACCGTTGTTGAGGACTGGCCGTGGGCCTACCCAACCTATGAGCTGGTTCTGGACATGCCCATAACGAATTTGGCCGGGCTTAATATAGACCCCTCCCAACTTATGGCGGACATTAATAGGGAGAATAACATTTGGCAGGCCCAGGAATAG
- a CDS encoding MBL fold metallo-hydrolase: MTLYPVETGNFKLDGGAMFGVVPKTIWTRTNPADSNNLIDMAARSLLIEDGDKLILVDTGLGNKQSEKFFGYYYLWGEHNLDDSLKKIGFHRDDITDVFMTHLHFDHCGGSIQWNKDKTGYEPAFKNAQFWTNAEHWEWATKPNAREKASFFKENLYPMQESGQLRFIERGNSNYVAESELGFGILFADGHTEKQMLPHIKYQGKTVVFTADLLPTVGHIPLPYVMGYDTRPLLTLTEKSVFLEKAVEEQYVLFFEHDAHNELCTLKATEKGARLNQLFSFKELFT, from the coding sequence ATGACCCTTTACCCTGTAGAAACTGGAAATTTTAAGTTGGATGGTGGCGCCATGTTTGGCGTGGTTCCCAAAACAATATGGACCAGAACAAACCCTGCTGACAGTAATAACTTGATTGACATGGCTGCCAGAAGCCTATTGATCGAGGATGGCGATAAGCTGATTCTGGTGGACACAGGCCTCGGAAACAAGCAGTCCGAAAAGTTTTTTGGCTACTATTACCTTTGGGGGGAGCATAATTTGGATGATTCCCTTAAAAAAATCGGGTTCCACCGTGACGATATCACGGATGTCTTTATGACCCATCTGCATTTTGACCATTGCGGGGGCAGCATCCAATGGAACAAAGACAAAACGGGATACGAACCCGCCTTTAAAAATGCCCAATTTTGGACCAATGCCGAGCACTGGGAATGGGCCACCAAGCCAAATGCCCGGGAAAAGGCGTCATTTTTTAAGGAAAACCTATACCCCATGCAGGAAAGTGGGCAACTTCGCTTTATTGAGCGGGGCAATTCCAATTATGTGGCGGAATCAGAGTTGGGCTTTGGCATTCTTTTTGCAGATGGACATACGGAAAAACAAATGTTGCCCCATATAAAGTATCAGGGAAAAACCGTGGTCTTTACCGCGGATCTGCTTCCTACGGTAGGACACATTCCCCTACCCTATGTGATGGGCTACGATACCAGACCTTTGCTCACTTTGACCGAAAAATCCGTTTTTCTTGAGAAAGCGGTTGAAGAACAGTACGTTTTGTTTTTTGAACATGATGCGCACAATGAACTCTGTACGTTAAAAGCAACGGAAAAGGGAGCTCGTCTAAATCAACTCTTTTCCTTTAAGGAACTTTTTACCTAA
- a CDS encoding cation:proton antiporter, whose product MLELAGIIILGIIAQWVAWRLKLPAILPLILIGLMVGPIATLYTDDGSKLIEPIWNGEKGLFPGEGLYYFVSLAISIILFEGGLTLKRSEIATVGPVITKLITVGSIVTFFGAGVAAHYIFDLSWQLSFLFSSLIIVTGPTVITPILRNIPLKKDVSTVLKWEGILIDPIGALVAVLVFEFISVGEGSAFTQTALIEFGKILLFGTTFGFTFAHALAFAIKKDLIPHYLMNVVSLSVVLLVFVESDVFAHESGLLAVVVMGMVLGNMNLPNLNELLYFKESLSVLLISILFILLAANINVSDLELLKTWDTAWLFLIVVFLIRPLGVLLSTQGSGLKLNEKLFIGWVGPRGIVAAGIASLFGSKLLAKGEPGAEYITPLVFMIVLGTVLFNATTARLFSKLIGVFLTKSEGILIIGASKVSRLIANYLKNNDRHVVLIDNNEANVEKSKRLGLEAFSANVYSDTLTDNIELNDVGYLMALTGNSEINRFAIDKFRNQFGENGSFRLVDTDEMNDSENNAKDGVFSYTADFARLSETARKYPSINEVGIKDLEHYRTLIDMTRTDEDIIPVFLKMPNGNLEIVPSFSTEMAEIKEGSKLVYLGKVFDFDL is encoded by the coding sequence ATGTTAGAACTGGCAGGAATCATTATTTTGGGAATCATTGCGCAGTGGGTGGCATGGCGATTGAAACTGCCCGCAATATTGCCGCTGATTCTCATTGGTTTGATGGTCGGTCCCATTGCCACCTTATATACGGATGATGGCAGTAAACTGATTGAGCCCATTTGGAATGGGGAAAAAGGACTTTTTCCGGGGGAGGGACTGTATTATTTTGTTTCCCTGGCCATTAGTATCATACTTTTTGAAGGCGGGCTTACGTTAAAGCGTTCCGAAATTGCCACTGTTGGCCCTGTGATTACCAAACTTATTACCGTTGGGTCCATTGTGACCTTTTTTGGTGCTGGGGTGGCCGCCCATTACATTTTTGACCTTTCCTGGCAACTTTCCTTTTTGTTTTCTTCACTGATCATTGTTACGGGGCCTACCGTAATTACACCCATCCTTAGAAACATTCCCTTAAAAAAGGATGTCTCCACCGTTTTGAAATGGGAAGGGATTCTGATCGACCCCATTGGCGCCTTGGTTGCGGTATTGGTATTTGAATTTATAAGCGTTGGAGAGGGCAGTGCCTTTACACAGACGGCACTGATTGAATTTGGAAAGATCCTGCTCTTTGGAACCACTTTTGGTTTTACGTTTGCCCATGCCCTGGCCTTTGCGATCAAAAAGGACCTGATTCCGCATTATCTGATGAATGTGGTCTCCCTTTCCGTGGTGCTGTTGGTTTTTGTGGAATCGGACGTTTTTGCGCACGAATCCGGCCTGCTTGCCGTGGTGGTTATGGGAATGGTCCTTGGAAATATGAACCTTCCCAACTTAAACGAACTACTTTATTTTAAGGAATCATTGAGTGTCCTGTTGATTTCCATTCTTTTTATTCTCCTGGCGGCCAACATCAATGTGAGCGATTTGGAGCTTTTGAAAACATGGGATACGGCCTGGCTTTTTTTGATTGTTGTCTTTTTGATACGTCCTTTAGGAGTCTTATTGAGTACCCAGGGTTCGGGCCTAAAGCTCAATGAAAAACTGTTTATTGGTTGGGTAGGGCCACGGGGTATCGTAGCTGCCGGAATAGCCTCTCTTTTTGGTTCCAAGCTACTGGCCAAGGGGGAGCCCGGTGCGGAATACATTACGCCCCTGGTTTTTATGATTGTATTGGGCACAGTGCTTTTTAATGCGACTACGGCAAGGCTGTTTTCAAAACTTATTGGGGTGTTCCTCACAAAATCTGAAGGTATTTTGATTATCGGTGCTTCCAAGGTATCTCGATTGATAGCCAACTATTTAAAGAACAATGACCGCCATGTGGTATTGATAGACAATAACGAGGCCAATGTGGAAAAGTCCAAACGGCTAGGTTTGGAGGCTTTTTCGGCAAACGTATATTCGGACACCCTTACCGATAATATCGAATTGAACGATGTGGGGTATTTAATGGCCTTGACGGGAAACTCGGAAATTAATCGTTTTGCCATTGACAAATTCAGAAATCAATTTGGGGAAAATGGCTCCTTTAGGTTGGTGGACACGGATGAAATGAACGATTCCGAAAACAATGCAAAGGACGGCGTATTTTCCTATACGGCCGATTTTGCGCGGCTCTCGGAAACCGCGCGGAAATATCCCTCCATAAATGAAGTGGGGATAAAGGATCTGGAGCATTACAGGACATTGATCGATATGACGAGGACCGATGAGGATATCATCCCCGTTTTTTTGAAAATGCCCAACGGCAATTTGGAAATTGTCCCTTCATTCAGCACGGAAATGGCGGAAATAAAAGAAGGAAGCAAACTGGTATATCTGGGGAAGGTCTTCGATTTTGATCTGTAG